In Sporosarcina psychrophila, a genomic segment contains:
- a CDS encoding DUF1292 domain-containing protein gives MEHGQETMTIVDENGEEHVCEVIFTFDSEEFGKSYVLYHVLGEEDTDDDEEVEIHASAFVPSEDNEDGELMPIEDDAEWEMIEEMLNTFLAEEDEEDEE, from the coding sequence ATGGAACACGGACAAGAAACAATGACGATTGTAGATGAAAACGGCGAGGAACACGTATGTGAAGTAATCTTTACATTTGATTCAGAGGAATTCGGTAAATCATACGTTCTTTATCATGTACTTGGTGAAGAAGATACGGATGACGACGAAGAAGTCGAAATCCATGCATCTGCATTTGTACCTTCTGAAGACAATGAAGATGGCGAATTGATGCCTATCGAAGACGACGCAGAGTGGGAAATGATTGAAGAAATGTTGAACACGTTCCTTGCAGAAGAGGACGAAGAAGACGAAGAGTAA
- the greA gene encoding transcription elongation factor GreA gives MITEKKFPMTASGKQKLEEELDFLKSVKRKEVVERIKIARSHGDLSENSEYDSAKEDQGFLEGKIASIESMIRNAVIITADELNTDEVRLGKTVTFKELPDGDEETYTIVGSAEANPIEGLISNDSPIAKGLIGRSKGDQVKIITPGGEMSVTILDIK, from the coding sequence ATGATTACAGAAAAGAAATTTCCAATGACTGCATCAGGTAAACAAAAGCTTGAAGAAGAGCTAGACTTTCTAAAATCAGTTAAACGAAAAGAAGTTGTCGAGCGCATAAAAATCGCGCGTAGTCACGGGGATCTTTCGGAAAACTCGGAATACGATTCCGCGAAAGAAGATCAAGGTTTCCTTGAAGGTAAAATTGCTTCTATTGAGTCGATGATCCGCAATGCGGTAATCATCACAGCAGACGAACTAAATACTGACGAAGTACGCCTTGGGAAAACCGTCACATTTAAAGAACTGCCAGACGGAGATGAAGAGACGTATACGATTGTTGGTTCTGCAGAGGCGAATCCAATCGAAGGTCTTATTTCAAATGATTCACCGATTGCAAAAGGACTTATCGGTCGTTCTAAAGGTGATCAAGTGAAAATTATTACACCGGGTGGAGAAATGTCAGTTACAATTCTTGATATAAAATGA
- a CDS encoding ATP-dependent RecD-like DNA helicase: MEGNNMAGNTDEVFLIGRPVVTIFHNPDSLFTIAKLKVRETNSGNEDKEIIVKGSFPQLNPEDDYKFTGKLVNHPTYGAQFDVHTFAKEMPATETGLVHYLSGDLFPGIGMKTAQTIVKKLGKDAIKKILDDPSVLGTIPKLADDKKETLISVLEQNMGLERTIIQLNEWGFGPQIAMRIYQKYREESVSLLSENPYRLIEEIEGVGFQRADELGKNLGITGNHPSRIKAAILHSMNQAVQSAGHVYVEAEAILPDVKRLLEMSQRIDIPFSDISQAIIVLVEEGKLSAEERRLYIPSLYFSEIGIAAKLERIMENDTADQFPVSEIRKAVGEVEERLGVNYAETQVAAIETALHSPLMILTGGPGTGKTTVIRGFVEVYAELHGLSLDPKEYAKKKEPFPIVLAAPTGRAAKRMSESTGLPAMTIHRLLGFNGQEKDEETEREVEGRLIIIDEMSMVDTWLAHQLLKALANDVQLLFVGDQDQLPPVGPGQVLRDMLDSGKVPIIELTEVFRQSEGSSIIEMAHMIKRSEWTDDITKKTSDRSFIKAGSDRILEVVEQVVKNAITKGHRIKDIQVLAPMYRGPAGIDGLNKMIQEMVNPPGPKRKEVVFGEAIYRIGDKVLQLVNQPESNVFNGDMGEVIAIIKAKETIDKKELLVVSYDGIEVTYERNDLNQLTLAYCCSIHKSQGSEFPIVIMPIVRGHRKMLRRNLLYTGITRAKNFLILCGEPEEFRAGIARTDELERQTTLKERLNGDVVELVAMESPDPERAKVSNEAHVSSDDSQPVIFALTMETFLSIDPLIGMKGVTPYEFLEVSD; encoded by the coding sequence ATGGAAGGGAACAACATGGCGGGAAATACGGATGAAGTTTTTTTGATTGGACGACCAGTCGTGACAATCTTCCATAACCCCGACAGCCTTTTTACGATCGCGAAATTAAAAGTTCGTGAAACGAATAGTGGGAATGAAGATAAAGAAATCATCGTTAAAGGCAGTTTTCCACAACTGAATCCTGAAGATGACTATAAATTTACAGGTAAGCTTGTTAATCATCCGACATACGGTGCGCAGTTTGATGTGCATACCTTTGCGAAAGAGATGCCGGCAACAGAAACGGGACTGGTCCATTATCTGTCAGGTGATTTGTTTCCGGGCATCGGGATGAAGACAGCACAAACAATTGTTAAAAAGTTAGGCAAGGATGCTATAAAAAAGATACTTGACGATCCGTCTGTTCTTGGTACTATTCCGAAACTAGCGGATGATAAAAAAGAGACATTGATTTCCGTTTTGGAGCAGAATATGGGACTTGAGCGGACAATTATCCAATTGAATGAATGGGGATTCGGACCGCAAATCGCTATGCGCATTTATCAGAAGTATCGTGAAGAATCGGTTTCATTGCTGTCTGAAAATCCATATCGACTTATTGAAGAAATTGAAGGGGTAGGTTTTCAGCGTGCGGACGAACTCGGCAAAAACCTAGGCATTACAGGAAACCACCCTTCAAGAATCAAGGCGGCCATCCTTCATTCGATGAACCAAGCAGTGCAATCAGCGGGGCATGTATACGTTGAAGCGGAAGCCATTTTGCCAGACGTCAAACGCCTGCTTGAAATGAGTCAGCGCATTGATATTCCATTTTCAGATATTTCCCAGGCAATTATTGTGCTTGTTGAGGAAGGCAAGCTATCTGCTGAAGAACGTAGATTATACATACCGTCCCTCTACTTTTCAGAAATCGGTATCGCTGCGAAGCTTGAGCGCATTATGGAAAATGACACAGCGGATCAATTTCCTGTGTCAGAAATAAGAAAAGCGGTCGGGGAAGTTGAAGAGCGGCTAGGTGTTAATTATGCAGAAACACAAGTTGCAGCGATTGAAACAGCCCTTCATTCGCCATTAATGATATTAACGGGCGGTCCTGGAACCGGGAAAACGACTGTTATTCGTGGTTTTGTCGAAGTGTATGCAGAACTTCACGGATTGTCGCTCGACCCGAAAGAGTATGCCAAAAAGAAAGAACCATTTCCGATTGTATTAGCGGCGCCAACTGGGCGTGCAGCTAAGCGTATGTCGGAATCGACTGGATTACCTGCGATGACAATTCACCGTTTGCTTGGATTCAACGGGCAGGAAAAGGATGAAGAGACTGAGCGGGAAGTTGAAGGGCGTCTCATTATCATTGATGAAATGTCGATGGTCGATACATGGCTTGCCCATCAGTTACTAAAGGCACTTGCCAATGATGTGCAACTGTTATTCGTTGGTGACCAAGACCAGCTGCCGCCTGTAGGACCCGGTCAAGTACTTCGGGATATGTTAGATTCTGGTAAAGTCCCTATCATTGAGCTGACTGAAGTATTTCGGCAAAGTGAAGGTTCGTCGATTATCGAAATGGCTCATATGATTAAACGGTCAGAATGGACAGATGACATAACGAAGAAAACATCGGATCGTTCATTTATCAAAGCGGGTAGCGATCGAATTCTCGAAGTCGTCGAACAAGTCGTGAAAAATGCCATTACCAAAGGTCACCGCATTAAAGACATCCAAGTTCTTGCGCCGATGTATAGAGGACCGGCGGGTATTGATGGTTTAAACAAAATGATTCAGGAAATGGTCAATCCACCAGGACCAAAACGCAAAGAAGTGGTTTTTGGCGAAGCGATTTACCGAATTGGTGATAAAGTGCTTCAGCTTGTCAACCAACCCGAGAGTAATGTTTTTAACGGAGATATGGGTGAAGTCATTGCGATTATCAAAGCGAAAGAAACAATTGATAAAAAAGAACTACTAGTTGTTTCGTACGATGGAATTGAAGTTACCTATGAACGCAATGATCTTAACCAGCTGACACTTGCTTATTGCTGTTCAATCCATAAATCCCAGGGCAGCGAATTCCCAATCGTCATTATGCCAATCGTCCGCGGTCATCGTAAAATGTTGCGTCGTAATTTACTGTATACCGGCATCACTCGTGCAAAAAACTTCCTTATCCTCTGTGGCGAGCCTGAAGAGTTCAGGGCAGGTATAGCACGAACTGACGAATTGGAGAGGCAGACGACATTAAAAGAGCGGTTAAACGGCGATGTCGTTGAATTGGTAGCTATGGAGTCTCCTGATCCTGAGCGTGCAAAGGTTTCTAATGAGGCGCATGTGAGTTCAGATGATTCCCAACCTGTCATTTTTGCACTTACGATGGAAACTTTCCTATCAATCGATCCGCTGATTGGCATGAAAGGGGTAACGCCTTATGAATTTCTTGAAGTTTCAGATTGA
- the alaS gene encoding alanine--tRNA ligase, with protein MKKLTTSQIRNMFLDYFKEQGHSVEPSAPLVPIDDASLLWINSGVATMKKYFDGRVVPTNPRIVNAQKSIRTNDIENVGKTARHHTFFEMLGNFSIGDYFKEGAIVQAWEFLTDEKWIGFDPELLSITIHPEDEEAYGIWRDKVGIAEDRIIRLEGNFWDIGEGPSGPNSEIFYDRGPAYGDDFSDPELYPGGENERYLEIWNLVFSEFNHNPDNTYTPLPKKNIDTGMGLERMASVIQNVPTNFDTDLFMPIMKAIENFTEERYGTDEQKDTAFKVIADHIRTVAFAIGDGALPSNEGRGYVLRRLLRRAVRFAKQLGINKPFMFELVPVVGEIMQDFYPEVTDKKEFIMKVIKNEEERFHETLTDGMTILSGVIETAKSSGTSIVPGAIAFRLYDTYGFPFELTEEFAEEAGVTVDRAGFDSEMDSQRKRARAARQDVDSMHVQSGVLGEIHDSSEFIGYNQLQCDATVVALLLEGTLVDTASEGDEIQFILDRTPFYAESGGQVADKGTISSATFVADIKDVQKAPNGQNLHTAIIRSGEMHKGAAVQAEVNQAARKLTVRNHTATHLLHKALKEVLGEHVNQAGSYVGPDRLRFDFSHFGQVTKEELEKIEQIVNQKIWEDIAVDIAERPIDEAKKLGAMALFGEKYGKVVRVVSVGNYSLELCGGCHVASTSIIGLFKLVSESGIGAGTRRIEALTGQQAYRSFKDEEEVLVNAASLLKSNPKDVVTKIASVLAEMKELQRENESLSAKLGNSQLADIMASAQQINDVTVISARVDVKDNNGLRQMMDEMKQKLSKGVIVLGAAADGKVMLVSGVTEDLKSGNYHAGKIVNHVATQCDGKGGGRPDMAMAGAKDVSKLDDALQSVYDYVKSV; from the coding sequence ATGAAAAAACTAACAACGTCACAAATACGTAACATGTTTTTGGACTACTTCAAGGAACAGGGGCATAGTGTTGAACCATCTGCACCGCTTGTACCAATCGATGATGCATCACTTCTTTGGATTAACAGCGGCGTTGCAACAATGAAAAAGTATTTCGATGGTCGTGTTGTTCCAACTAATCCGCGTATCGTCAATGCACAAAAGTCAATCCGTACAAACGATATTGAAAATGTCGGGAAAACAGCTCGCCATCATACATTTTTTGAAATGCTTGGGAACTTCTCAATAGGTGATTATTTCAAGGAAGGAGCAATTGTTCAGGCATGGGAATTTTTAACGGATGAAAAATGGATCGGTTTTGACCCTGAGCTGCTATCCATCACAATCCATCCAGAAGACGAAGAGGCATATGGAATCTGGCGTGACAAAGTAGGGATTGCAGAAGATCGTATCATCCGTCTTGAAGGAAACTTCTGGGACATCGGGGAAGGCCCGAGTGGTCCGAACTCAGAAATCTTCTACGATCGCGGACCGGCATACGGCGACGATTTCTCTGATCCTGAATTATATCCAGGCGGAGAAAATGAACGTTATCTAGAAATTTGGAACCTTGTATTCTCGGAATTTAACCATAATCCGGATAATACATACACCCCACTTCCGAAAAAGAACATTGATACAGGAATGGGACTCGAACGGATGGCATCAGTTATCCAAAACGTTCCGACAAACTTTGATACAGATCTATTCATGCCTATCATGAAAGCTATTGAAAACTTTACCGAAGAGAGATACGGTACAGATGAACAAAAAGATACTGCATTTAAAGTGATTGCAGACCATATACGTACAGTGGCTTTTGCAATCGGTGATGGAGCACTTCCGTCCAATGAAGGTCGCGGTTATGTGCTTAGAAGATTGCTACGCAGAGCTGTTCGTTTTGCGAAACAGCTGGGCATCAACAAGCCGTTTATGTTTGAACTTGTACCAGTTGTAGGAGAAATCATGCAAGACTTCTATCCTGAAGTGACTGACAAGAAAGAGTTCATCATGAAAGTTATTAAAAATGAAGAGGAACGCTTCCATGAAACATTAACGGATGGAATGACAATCCTTTCTGGCGTGATCGAAACTGCAAAATCATCGGGAACTTCTATCGTTCCAGGAGCTATCGCATTCCGTCTCTATGACACATATGGCTTCCCATTCGAGTTGACAGAAGAATTTGCTGAAGAAGCAGGGGTTACGGTTGACCGGGCTGGGTTCGATTCGGAAATGGACAGCCAACGTAAGCGTGCGCGTGCAGCTCGTCAAGACGTCGATTCAATGCATGTTCAGTCGGGTGTACTTGGTGAAATTCATGATTCAAGCGAATTCATTGGGTACAATCAACTGCAATGTGATGCAACAGTTGTCGCGCTCTTACTCGAAGGAACATTAGTTGACACTGCATCAGAAGGTGATGAAATTCAATTCATCTTGGATCGTACTCCGTTCTACGCGGAAAGTGGCGGACAAGTAGCGGACAAAGGAACAATTAGCAGCGCAACATTTGTTGCGGATATTAAAGATGTACAAAAAGCTCCAAACGGTCAAAACTTGCATACGGCAATCATTCGTTCGGGTGAAATGCATAAAGGTGCAGCCGTTCAAGCAGAAGTAAATCAAGCAGCTAGAAAACTAACGGTTCGAAATCACACGGCAACGCATCTTCTTCACAAAGCATTGAAAGAAGTACTTGGAGAACACGTTAACCAGGCAGGTTCCTACGTCGGTCCTGACCGTTTGCGTTTTGACTTCTCGCATTTTGGTCAAGTGACGAAAGAAGAACTTGAGAAAATTGAGCAAATTGTCAATCAAAAAATCTGGGAAGACATCGCTGTCGATATTGCAGAAAGACCGATTGACGAAGCCAAAAAACTTGGTGCAATGGCACTCTTCGGTGAAAAGTATGGCAAAGTGGTTCGCGTTGTTTCAGTTGGGAATTACTCATTGGAACTTTGCGGTGGATGTCACGTCGCTTCAACGTCTATCATCGGTTTGTTCAAACTTGTATCTGAAAGTGGAATCGGCGCAGGCACACGACGCATTGAAGCACTTACGGGGCAGCAAGCCTACCGTTCATTCAAAGATGAAGAGGAAGTGCTCGTTAACGCTGCAAGCCTTTTAAAATCGAATCCAAAAGACGTTGTGACGAAGATCGCATCAGTGTTAGCTGAAATGAAAGAACTTCAACGTGAAAATGAATCACTATCTGCTAAACTCGGAAACAGTCAATTGGCGGACATTATGGCATCTGCTCAGCAAATCAATGACGTGACAGTGATCTCTGCACGTGTTGATGTGAAAGATAATAATGGACTTCGTCAGATGATGGACGAAATGAAACAGAAGTTATCAAAAGGAGTCATTGTCCTAGGTGCAGCGGCAGACGGTAAAGTGATGCTGGTTTCAGGCGTGACAGAAGATTTGAAATCAGGGAACTATCATGCTGGGAAAATCGTCAATCATGTAGCTACACAGTGCGATGGAAAAGGCGGCGGTCGCCCGGATATGGCAATGGCAGGTGCGAAAGATGTGTCTAAACTTGATGATGCCCTTCAATCCGTGTATGATTATGTCAAATCTGTTTAA
- a CDS encoding tetratricopeptide repeat protein, which yields MEYNEIGIAALQNGEYEKAVESFMQGVEKDPENAVGYINLGNVFASLGDAERAEPFFQKAITLDAEAGTAFYGLANLYYNKDRFEEAAKLYEKAVRKGVEEADAYFMLGKSLERSSNEKLALPYLQRATELAPEDLEIRLSYGIVLANLELFKEAGNEFRFIIEQDEASADAHYNLGFLYAVSTEEKQDALNHLEKAFTIDPEHVQARYIYDMIKLGEEGK from the coding sequence ATGGAATACAATGAAATTGGAATCGCCGCACTACAAAATGGCGAATATGAAAAAGCAGTCGAATCATTTATGCAAGGGGTCGAAAAGGACCCGGAAAATGCAGTCGGTTATATCAATTTAGGGAATGTTTTCGCTTCACTTGGAGATGCTGAAAGAGCAGAACCATTTTTCCAAAAAGCGATTACACTTGATGCTGAAGCAGGCACAGCGTTTTATGGTCTTGCCAATCTTTATTACAATAAAGATCGTTTTGAAGAAGCAGCAAAATTATATGAAAAGGCAGTCCGCAAAGGTGTCGAAGAGGCGGACGCTTATTTCATGCTCGGGAAAAGTCTCGAACGTTCGAGTAATGAGAAATTAGCGTTGCCTTATTTACAGCGAGCGACAGAACTGGCACCTGAGGATCTTGAAATTCGGTTATCTTATGGGATTGTTCTTGCCAATTTGGAGCTATTTAAAGAAGCCGGGAATGAATTCCGTTTTATCATCGAACAGGACGAAGCAAGTGCCGATGCTCATTATAACCTCGGTTTCTTATATGCAGTGTCAACAGAAGAGAAACAAGATGCGCTTAATCATCTTGAAAAAGCATTCACAATCGATCCAGAACATGTTCAAGCACGCTATATATATGACATGATCAAGTTGGGTGAAGAAGGAAAATAA
- the ruvX gene encoding Holliday junction resolvase RuvX, whose amino-acid sequence MRTMGLDVGSKTVGIAISDALGWTAQGIETVKVDEGAGQFGMERIQELVKEYEVSGFVVGFPKNMNNTVGPRAVASQDYAELLKQTFGFPVALWDERLTTMAAERVLIDADVSRKKRKTVIDKMAAIMILQGYLDSKNR is encoded by the coding sequence GTGAGGACAATGGGGTTGGATGTTGGATCCAAAACGGTTGGCATCGCGATCAGTGATGCGCTTGGGTGGACTGCCCAAGGCATTGAAACAGTAAAGGTCGATGAAGGTGCTGGCCAGTTTGGCATGGAAAGAATCCAGGAACTCGTGAAAGAATACGAAGTGAGCGGATTTGTGGTAGGATTCCCTAAGAACATGAATAATACAGTCGGACCAAGAGCGGTAGCATCTCAAGATTATGCTGAGCTTTTGAAACAAACATTCGGCTTTCCTGTTGCATTATGGGACGAGCGATTGACGACGATGGCAGCGGAACGCGTGCTAATCGATGCAGATGTTAGTCGTAAGAAAAGAAAGACTGTTATCGATAAGATGGCAGCAATCATGATACTCCAAGGGTATCTTGATTCAAAAAATAGATGA
- a CDS encoding IreB family regulatory phosphoprotein, with amino-acid sequence MESYDKTMKFNFPEESMEQEVKQVMLHVHKALDEKGYSPINQIVGYLLSGDPAYIPRHDDARNLIRKLERDEILEELVKFYVRENGGKTE; translated from the coding sequence ATGGAGTCATACGATAAGACGATGAAATTTAACTTTCCTGAAGAGTCAATGGAGCAAGAAGTGAAGCAGGTTATGCTTCATGTGCACAAGGCACTTGACGAAAAGGGCTACAGTCCAATTAATCAGATTGTAGGTTATCTTCTTTCGGGCGATCCAGCTTATATACCACGTCATGACGATGCACGTAACTTAATCCGAAAGTTGGAACGGGATGAGATCCTAGAAGAACTTGTGAAGTTTTACGTTCGTGAAAACGGAGGGAAAACAGAGTGA
- the mltG gene encoding endolytic transglycosylase MltG, giving the protein MDDGSKKDIMFERMREKKKEVKIVRRIVLVIVLVLVLIGLIGGRYVYKYITGALQPMDPDSEKVIEVEIPIGSGVDTIATKLEENGIVKDARLFKYYVKFNNNSQFQAGTYGLTKSMTLDEIIESLKTGKVYREPVFTMTVPEGLTLKQIAKIVEKSTGISEKEFLAYVNDEATVNMLMGKYSKILTEDIKAENVKYPLEGYLFPATYPFFEEKPSLETIVNSMIQGTALNVTPYLDYLQSNDKSVHWLLTFASLLEEEATAQSDRETIASVFYNRLEIDMPLQTDPTVLYALGEHKDRVLYSDLEIEDPYNTYVVKGLPPGPIAGAGRSSIEAVIDPSKTNYLFFLADKKGVNHFTDSYDQHLKNRTLYLSGD; this is encoded by the coding sequence ATGGATGATGGTTCGAAAAAAGATATCATGTTCGAGCGAATGCGTGAAAAGAAGAAAGAAGTGAAAATCGTTAGAAGGATTGTGCTAGTAATCGTACTTGTTCTAGTGCTTATTGGCTTAATTGGTGGCCGTTACGTCTATAAATACATAACAGGGGCCCTTCAACCCATGGACCCGGATTCCGAAAAAGTCATTGAAGTAGAAATTCCTATCGGGTCTGGTGTAGACACTATTGCAACGAAACTTGAAGAAAATGGGATTGTTAAAGATGCTCGTCTGTTCAAATATTACGTGAAGTTCAATAACAATTCTCAGTTTCAAGCAGGGACGTATGGCTTAACGAAATCGATGACGCTTGACGAAATCATCGAAAGTTTAAAAACAGGAAAAGTTTATAGAGAACCAGTCTTTACAATGACTGTTCCAGAAGGACTGACATTGAAACAAATTGCTAAAATTGTCGAAAAAAGTACAGGGATTTCAGAGAAAGAATTCCTTGCTTATGTAAATGACGAAGCAACCGTCAATATGTTGATGGGGAAATATTCGAAAATCTTGACAGAAGATATTAAAGCAGAAAACGTTAAATATCCGTTGGAAGGTTATTTATTCCCAGCAACTTATCCGTTTTTTGAAGAAAAACCATCTCTTGAAACAATAGTCAATTCGATGATTCAGGGGACTGCGCTAAATGTAACGCCTTATCTCGATTATCTGCAAAGCAATGATAAATCAGTTCATTGGTTGTTGACATTCGCATCGCTGCTTGAAGAAGAGGCGACGGCCCAATCAGATAGAGAAACGATTGCCAGTGTATTTTACAATCGCTTGGAGATAGATATGCCGCTTCAAACGGATCCAACAGTCCTTTACGCACTAGGTGAGCACAAAGATAGAGTACTTTATTCAGATCTTGAAATAGAAGATCCCTATAATACGTATGTCGTCAAAGGATTGCCGCCTGGACCGATTGCGGGAGCAGGAAGGTCTTCAATCGAAGCAGTTATAGACCCTTCTAAAACGAACTATCTATTTTTCTTAGCTGATAAGAAAGGTGTCAATCATTTTACGGATTCTTATGATCAGCATTTGAAAAACCGGACACTTTATTTATCAGGGGATTGA
- a CDS encoding YrrS family protein, producing MTEREPDLSRVERKKGRNRNKILNSMIAVVVVLIVIATVAIFSGNKSDNEPNDIEETANDSTVNDDKAEDVEDDDKDNATEDSNPTKDEERSAPENTTETEQVDETTNEDGSEESGSVTSVPSDDAIIAETIVNNAWKPVGTTQTGEHVSQYDGTSVDWNEKKQALAYATGLPQDSMIFLKIKNGGGPQKSIGIVSSRDSTQKYRVYLEWVDGEGWKPVKMDKLTTLDFDY from the coding sequence ATGACAGAACGAGAACCTGATCTTTCGAGAGTTGAACGAAAAAAAGGTCGTAACCGAAATAAAATTTTGAACAGTATGATTGCAGTTGTTGTAGTTCTTATTGTTATCGCTACAGTGGCCATTTTCTCTGGCAACAAGAGTGATAATGAACCGAACGATATTGAAGAAACTGCAAATGATAGCACTGTCAATGATGATAAGGCAGAAGACGTTGAAGATGACGATAAGGATAATGCGACAGAAGATAGTAATCCAACAAAGGACGAAGAGAGATCTGCACCAGAAAACACTACAGAAACCGAACAAGTCGACGAAACAACTAATGAAGACGGTAGTGAGGAATCTGGCTCGGTAACATCCGTTCCTTCAGACGACGCAATCATTGCCGAGACGATTGTCAATAATGCATGGAAGCCTGTAGGTACGACACAAACAGGCGAGCACGTATCCCAGTATGATGGCACTTCAGTGGATTGGAATGAGAAAAAGCAAGCACTTGCCTATGCAACTGGTCTACCACAAGATTCAATGATCTTTTTGAAGATTAAAAACGGCGGTGGACCACAGAAGTCTATTGGAATCGTTTCGTCAAGAGATAGTACACAGAAATACCGTGTCTATCTCGAATGGGTGGATGGCGAAGGCTGGAAACCTGTAAAAATGGATAAATTAACAACATTGGACTTTGATTATTAA
- a CDS encoding O-methyltransferase has product MDNYKTYLASFVKERDTLIVEIEQYAKEHHVPIMDNEGIDLFISLLRIQNPERILEIGSAIGYSAIRIAGALPKASIVTIERDTDRYLKAVDYITRSGFEQRIAIIEADALLTDSAEIFDKTYDALFIDAAKGQYKRFFEKYASSLKAGGVIYCDNMFMHGIVLLEDKDIPRRNRTMIRNLKEFTEWVMNNPEYETSLLPVGDGLLIAVKK; this is encoded by the coding sequence ATGGATAACTATAAGACATATCTTGCAAGTTTTGTGAAAGAAAGAGATACACTCATTGTTGAGATAGAACAATATGCGAAAGAACATCATGTTCCAATCATGGATAATGAGGGTATCGACTTATTTATTAGCCTATTAAGAATTCAAAATCCGGAACGTATCCTTGAAATTGGTAGTGCAATCGGCTATTCGGCGATACGAATTGCTGGGGCACTACCTAAGGCTTCTATTGTGACTATTGAAAGAGATACTGATCGGTATTTGAAAGCGGTTGACTACATCACGCGGAGTGGTTTTGAACAAAGGATTGCTATTATTGAAGCGGACGCGCTGTTAACTGACAGTGCTGAGATTTTCGATAAGACTTACGATGCGCTTTTCATTGATGCTGCTAAAGGGCAATATAAACGATTCTTTGAAAAATATGCGTCTAGCCTCAAAGCCGGGGGCGTTATTTATTGCGATAATATGTTCATGCATGGTATAGTGCTGCTCGAAGATAAGGATATCCCGAGGCGAAATCGCACAATGATACGCAACTTGAAAGAGTTCACTGAATGGGTTATGAATAATCCTGAGTACGAAACGTCTTTGCTTCCGGTTGGAGACGGGCTTTTAATTGCGGTAAAAAAATAA
- the udk gene encoding uridine kinase gives MKSRKPLVIGIAGGSGSGKTSVTNSIYDVFKEHSVVVIEQDYYYKDQSHLEFEERLKTNYDHPLAFDTDLLIHHVETLIDRKLVEKPVYNYTLHTRSEETIIIEPKDVIILEGILVLEDARLRDLMDIKLFVDTDGDLRIIRRIMRDINERGRTIDSVIEQYLSVVRPMHNQFIEPTKRYADIIIPEGGHNEVAIDLMVTKIKTILESGTEL, from the coding sequence ATGAAATCTAGAAAACCTCTCGTCATCGGTATTGCAGGTGGCTCAGGATCGGGTAAAACAAGTGTTACCAATTCAATCTACGATGTGTTTAAAGAGCATTCTGTGGTTGTTATCGAACAGGATTATTATTATAAAGACCAGTCTCACTTGGAATTTGAGGAACGGTTGAAAACGAATTATGATCATCCGCTGGCGTTCGATACAGATCTACTAATTCATCATGTTGAAACCCTTATTGACCGAAAGCTCGTAGAAAAACCCGTGTATAATTATACATTACACACGCGGTCTGAAGAGACGATTATTATCGAACCGAAAGATGTCATTATCCTGGAAGGGATTTTGGTTCTTGAGGACGCGAGGTTACGTGATCTAATGGATATCAAATTATTTGTCGATACAGACGGGGATTTGCGTATCATTCGTCGTATTATGCGTGACATTAATGAGCGGGGTAGAACAATTGATTCGGTCATCGAGCAATATTTGTCTGTTGTACGCCCAATGCACAATCAATTCATCGAACCAACGAAAAGGTATGCCGATATTATTATTCCAGAAGGCGGTCATAATGAAGTCGCAATCGACCTAATGGTTACGAAAATAAAAACAATTCTTGAATCTGGAACAGAATTGTAA